A genomic window from Pecten maximus chromosome 6, xPecMax1.1, whole genome shotgun sequence includes:
- the LOC117329182 gene encoding pre-mRNA 3'-end-processing factor FIP1-like isoform X4, translating to MAAVEAPAAPVAAEDDEAWLYGEENKEAAQTNGEATEVTEETTEEKKEDREAGELSGEEESQEKDDDDDSDDDVQVTIGDIQTFPLNEAPRNLFKAQSGYQKPAGAAAASKTQTGTTTTVKGVDLDTPGTINGVNQFEFDLDGLQADEKPWRKPGADITDYFNYGFNEDSWRMYCEKQRRHRMDANPGTVTRIYVHQPASSMNRNEKKDVLHPPGTETPQTVPVIGSRGKTNPTPRKMAGTIDVIGSTARDSRRPDASSMGDPIPVAGSRKTYNTSVPPPGISVHPTQGMPPMPDYSIPPPGMALPPGMHPPPGPAPPGVPPGIPPPGFPPVEFDAYYPPTGQTSVSHYDDRNFSSHSTYTSSYNQSNPWDNNRQEGGYRWGSDYSRERSPARSDSEYSRDTYWRDRGDRDSYRERERSRSRERDRPRDHRHRDEKHRSRRKHRDDEDSDHHRSKHKKSKKSKKDKDDDAYDPSNPSQDDIAKGE from the exons atggCGGCGGTTGAGGCACCGGCGGCGCCAGTCGCAGCTGAAGATGACGAGGCATGGCTTTATGGAG AAGAAAATAAGGAGGCAGCACAGACAAATGG CGAGGCTACAGAGGTAACTGAAGAGACCACAGAGGAGAAGAAGGAGGACAGAGAAGCAGGAGAGCTG AGTGGTGAAGAGGAATCACAAGAgaaggatgatgatgatgattctGATGATGATGTTCAAGTGACAATTGGTGACATACAGACATTTCCGCTGAATGA AGCTCCACGAAATTTATTCAAAGCACAAAGTGGTTACCAAAAGCCAGCTGGAGCAG CAGCTGCATCCAAAACCCAGACTGGAACAACAACTACCGTAAAGGGTGTGGACCTAGATACTCCCGGAACCATCAATGGTGTAAACCAATTTGAATTTGATCTTGATGGACTTCAAGCTGATGAGAAACCCTGGAGGAAACCAG GTGCGGATATCACCGATTATTTCAACTATGGCTTCAATGAAGACTCCTGGCGTATGTACTGTGAAAAACAAAGACGACACAGAATGGATGCTAACCCTGGAACAGTCACCAGAATCTAT GTACATCAGCCTGCCTCATCCATGAACAGAAATGAAAAGAAGGATGTGCTACATCCGCCAG GTACAGAAACCCCCCAGACTGTGCCTGTGATTGGTTCTCGTGGCAAGACGAACCCAACACCAAGGAAGATGGCAGGCACAATTGATGTTATTGGCAGTACGGCCAGAGACTCTAGACGACCAGATGCATCCTCTATGGGGGATCCAATACCTGTGGCTGG CAGCAGAAAGACCTACAACACATCTGTGCCTCCCCCGGGTATATCTGTACACCCCACCCAAGGGATGCCGCCTATGCCAGACTATTCTATACCCCCTCCAGGCATGGCATTGCCCCCGGGTATGCACCCACCTCCAG GGCCAGCACCCCCAGGCGTTCCACCAGGTATACCACCCCCTGGATTTCCCCCAGTGGAATTTGATG CCTACTACCCTCCCACAGGACAGACTTCTGTTAG TCATTATGATGACCGGAATTTTTCATCTCACTCCACATATACATCAAGTTACAATCAGTCCAATCCCTGGGATAACAA TCGCCAGGAAGGGGGATATAGATGGGGGAGTGACTATAGCAGAGAACGCAGTCCAGCCAGATCTGACTCAGAATACAGCAG AGATACCTACTGGAGAGACCGAGGAGATCGGGACAGCTACAGAGAACGGGAAAGGTCCAGGTCACGTGAAAGAGATAGACCTAGAGACCATCGTCACAGAGATGAAAAACACAGATCAAGAAG GAAGCACAGAGATGACGAAGATTCTGATCATCACCGCTCTAAACACAAGAAAAGTAAGAAATCTAAGAAGGACAAGGATGACGATGCTTATGACCCATCTAACCCTAGCCAGGACGACATCGCAAAGGGAGAGTAA
- the LOC117329182 gene encoding pre-mRNA 3'-end-processing factor FIP1-like isoform X3, with amino-acid sequence MAAVEAPAAPVAAEDDEAWLYGEENKEAAQTNGEATEVTEETTEEKKEDREAGELSGEEESQEKDDDDDSDDDVQVTIGDIQTFPLNEAPRNLFKAQSGYQKPAGAAASKTQTGTTTTVKGVDLDTPGTINGVNQFEFDLDGLQADEKPWRKPGADITDYFNYGFNEDSWRMYCEKQRRHRMDANPGTVTRIYVHQPASSMNRNEKKDVLHPPGTETPQTVPVIGSRGKTNPTPRKMAGTIDVIGSTARDSRRPDASSMGDPIPVAGSRKTYNTSVPPPGISVHPTQGMPPMPDYSIPPPGMALPPGMHPPPGPAPPGVPPGIPPPGFPPVEFDAYYPPTGQTSVSHYDDRNFSSHSTYTSSYNQSNPWDNNRQEGGYRWGSDYSRERSPARSDSEYSSTRSERDYSYGRDRRRDRNRDTYWRDRGDRDSYRERERSRSRERDRPRDHRHRDEKHRSRRKHRDDEDSDHHRSKHKKSKKSKKDKDDDAYDPSNPSQDDIAKGE; translated from the exons atggCGGCGGTTGAGGCACCGGCGGCGCCAGTCGCAGCTGAAGATGACGAGGCATGGCTTTATGGAG AAGAAAATAAGGAGGCAGCACAGACAAATGG CGAGGCTACAGAGGTAACTGAAGAGACCACAGAGGAGAAGAAGGAGGACAGAGAAGCAGGAGAGCTG AGTGGTGAAGAGGAATCACAAGAgaaggatgatgatgatgattctGATGATGATGTTCAAGTGACAATTGGTGACATACAGACATTTCCGCTGAATGA AGCTCCACGAAATTTATTCAAAGCACAAAGTGGTTACCAAAAGCCAGCTGGAGCAG CTGCATCCAAAACCCAGACTGGAACAACAACTACCGTAAAGGGTGTGGACCTAGATACTCCCGGAACCATCAATGGTGTAAACCAATTTGAATTTGATCTTGATGGACTTCAAGCTGATGAGAAACCCTGGAGGAAACCAG GTGCGGATATCACCGATTATTTCAACTATGGCTTCAATGAAGACTCCTGGCGTATGTACTGTGAAAAACAAAGACGACACAGAATGGATGCTAACCCTGGAACAGTCACCAGAATCTAT GTACATCAGCCTGCCTCATCCATGAACAGAAATGAAAAGAAGGATGTGCTACATCCGCCAG GTACAGAAACCCCCCAGACTGTGCCTGTGATTGGTTCTCGTGGCAAGACGAACCCAACACCAAGGAAGATGGCAGGCACAATTGATGTTATTGGCAGTACGGCCAGAGACTCTAGACGACCAGATGCATCCTCTATGGGGGATCCAATACCTGTGGCTGG CAGCAGAAAGACCTACAACACATCTGTGCCTCCCCCGGGTATATCTGTACACCCCACCCAAGGGATGCCGCCTATGCCAGACTATTCTATACCCCCTCCAGGCATGGCATTGCCCCCGGGTATGCACCCACCTCCAG GGCCAGCACCCCCAGGCGTTCCACCAGGTATACCACCCCCTGGATTTCCCCCAGTGGAATTTGATG CCTACTACCCTCCCACAGGACAGACTTCTGTTAG TCATTATGATGACCGGAATTTTTCATCTCACTCCACATATACATCAAGTTACAATCAGTCCAATCCCTGGGATAACAA TCGCCAGGAAGGGGGATATAGATGGGGGAGTGACTATAGCAGAGAACGCAGTCCAGCCAGATCTGACTCAGAATACAGCAG caCACGCAGTGAACGAGATTATAGTTATGGTCGTGATCGCAGGCGTGACCGAAACAG AGATACCTACTGGAGAGACCGAGGAGATCGGGACAGCTACAGAGAACGGGAAAGGTCCAGGTCACGTGAAAGAGATAGACCTAGAGACCATCGTCACAGAGATGAAAAACACAGATCAAGAAG GAAGCACAGAGATGACGAAGATTCTGATCATCACCGCTCTAAACACAAGAAAAGTAAGAAATCTAAGAAGGACAAGGATGACGATGCTTATGACCCATCTAACCCTAGCCAGGACGACATCGCAAAGGGAGAGTAA
- the LOC117329186 gene encoding thioredoxin domain-containing protein 9-like — protein sequence MNAAIENAMEQQLLHAANVMEQQVDAEIHKMEQMDDDDFETLRKKRMDMMKKAQSQKQDWLAAGHGKYYEIANEKEFFDECKKSKQVVCHFYRESTFRCKIVDKHLAILAPKHLETKFIKINVEKCPFLVERLRIVVLPTLCIAKDGKTTDYIVGFDDLGSKDDFPTEMMEWRLGVATIINYSGDLLTPPGAQPTKKPGILGHQKKIIRGGDADDSSDEDDW from the coding sequence ATGAATGCTGCTATAGAAAATGCTATGGAGCAGCAACTGCTTCATGCTGCTAATGTCATGGAACAGCAGGTTGATGCTGAGATACATAAGATGGAGCAGATGGATGACGATGACTTTGAAACCCTTCGTAAGAAGAGAATGGACATGATGAAGAAAGCACAATCACAAAAACAGGACTGGCTTGCTGCTGGACATGGCAAATATTATGAAATTGCAAATGAAAAAGAGTTTTTTGATGAATGTAAAAAGAGTAAACAAGTTGTTTGCCATTTCTACAGAGAAAGTACCTTCAGGTGTAAAATTGTGGACAAACATCTTGCAATTTTAGCTCCAAAGCATTTAGaaacaaaattcatcaaaatcaatgttgaaaaatgtCCGTTCTTGGTAGAACGCCTTAGAATAGTTGTTTTGCCAACCTTGTGTATTGCTAAAGATGGCAAGACCACAGACTACATTGTTGGGTTTGATGACCTTGGTAGCAAAGATGACTTTCCAACAGAAATGATGGAATGGCGTTTGGGAGTTGCCACTATCATCAATTACAGTGGCGATCTGCTGACCCCTCCAGGAGCACAACCAACAAAGAAACCTGGTATTCTAGGTCATCAGAAGAAAATCATTCGTGGAGGTGATGCTGATGACAGCAGTGATGAGGACGACTGGTAG
- the LOC117329185 gene encoding uncharacterized protein LOC117329185, producing the protein MILLPSICRLQTLCTMRSVIFRRLHILSRLGSQQICASQCLTKAKHFESGVCFYPQQKIGYPCFRDIRSFSTDPLSKPVHVLDSDDKLIQKMTLKKAQILAHKEGKKLFRVPNEGANNTGEYKLLSEADFHKEISKYKVEKMKEFNFGVNIDNNHLSTKLQLIKQRLLRGSAVRIVLSSQGYAKGQKRPLEGKLNEDAERVMATCVESLNDTARVTRVVKGRKSFVMEFQIHSNIKNRPQ; encoded by the exons ATGATTCTTCTGCCATCTATTTGTAGACTGCAGACTTTGTGTACAATGCGTTCCGTAATTTTCCGAAGGCTCCATATACTAAGTAGGCTTGGTTCACAACAGATTTGTGCATCACAATGTTTGACAAAGGCTAAACATTTTGAATCTGGTGTTTGTTTCTATCCTCAACAAAAGATTGGATACCCATGTTTTAGAGATATAcgttccttctcaacagatcCATTGTCCAAACCGGTGCATGTGCTTGATTCTGATGACAAACTAATACAGAAAATGACACTAAAAAAGGCACAAATATTGGCACACAAAGAAGGCAAGAAATTGTTTCGTGTTCCAAATGAAGGAGCCAACAACACTGGTGAATATAAACTTTTATCTGAAGCtgattttcacaaagaaatttcaaaatataaagttgAAAAGATGAAAGAATTTAATTTTGGAGTTAATATTGACAACAACCACTTGAGTACAAAACTACAATTGATTAAGCAACGTCTCCTTAGAGGTTCTGCTGTGAGAATAGTGCTGTCTTCACAAGGATATGCAAAGGGACAAAAACGGCCTCTTGAAGGA AAACTGAATGAAGATGCTGAACGGGTCATGGCTACATGTGTGGAGTCGTTAAATGACACTGCTAGGGTGACCAGGGTGGTGAAGGGAAGAAAGAGTTTCGTAATGGAATTTCAAATCCATAGCAACATTAAAAACCGTCCACAGTAA
- the LOC117329184 gene encoding phosphatidylinositol 3,4,5-trisphosphate 3-phosphatase TPTE2-like, with the protein MVELFLSPLYWIWCLLVCQQIIPDFDYLRLVVIGRVVRIIRALRIIYLMVQQRRHVATASRRVVSQNKRRYQKDGFDLDLCYITERVIAMSFPSKGMMAMYRNPVREVARFFDEKHKDHFRIYNLCSERDYDEELFHNRVERVFIDDHNVPRLSEMVDFCDNAREFMSEDPQNVIAIHCKGGKGRTGTMICTWLIDCGLFGDAQESLDYFGDRRTDLTVGKTFQGVETPSQSRYVGYYEKVKKDLKGQLPPRKEKKMTSVKIEGLTGVGNGDGSDFSMEIRVDGLLIYECRFGDNINCQMMKYTDSDSIVVNLQNSPTLFADVKLRFFSPAKNIPKIYDNCAFFLWFHTSFIEDNKLRLTRDEIDNPHKKKAKEVYRDNFAVELNFEDADDD; encoded by the exons ATGGTGGAGTTGTTCTTGTCTCCTTTATATTGGATATGGTGTTTATTGGTTTGTCAACAAATAATCCCTGACTTTGATTATCTCAG GTTAGTTGTAATTGGTCGAGTGGTTAGGATCATCAGAGCATTGAGAATTATCTATCTAATGGTGCAACAACGACGTCATGTAGCAACAGCCTCCCGTCGTGTGGTGTCCCAGAACAAGCGACGATACCAAAAGGATGGGTTTGATCTGGATCTGTGCTACATTACAG agaGAGTGATTGCGATGTCATTTCCATCTAAAGGTATGATGGCAATGTATCGGAATCCAGTCAGA gaaGTGGCAAGATTCTTTGATGAAAAACACAAAGACCATTTCAGAATCTATAACCTATGCA gtGAAAGGGATTATGATGAGGAACTTTTCCATAACAGAGTTGAACGTGTTTTTATTGATGATCACAATGTCCCAAGACTAAG TGAGATGGTGGATTTCTGTGACAATGCGCGAGAGTTTATGAGTGAGGATCCCCAGAATGTGATAGCTATCCACTGTAAAGGAGGCAAGGGGAGGACCGGCACAATGATTTGTACCTGGCTCATTGACTGTGGGCTGTTTGGCGATGCACAG GAAAGCCTGGACTACTTTGGTGATAGGAGAACAGATTTAACAGTTGGCAAGACATTCCAGGGAGTGGAGACTCCCAGTCAG AGTAGATATGTTGGATATTATGAAAAGGTGAAAAAAGATCTGAAAGGACAATTACCTCCACGAAAAGAGAAGAAAATGACATCAGTGAAAATCGAAGGTCTTACAG GTGTCGGAAATGGAGATGGCTCAGACTTTTCCATGGAGATTAGAGTTGATGGACTCCTCATATATGAATGCCGATTTGGTGACAATATTAATTGTCAG atgatGAAGTACACCGATAGTGACAGTATCGTTGTAAACCTTCAGAATTCTCCGACCTTGTTCGCAGATGTCAAACTTCGGTTCTTTTCTCCTGCA AAAAATATTCCGAAGATTTATGACAATTGTGCCTTTTTTCTCTGGTTCCATACATCTTTCATTGAAGATAATAA GCTGCGCTTGACAAGAGATGAAATTGATAATCCACACAAGAAGAAAGCCAAAGAGGTTTACAGAGACAATTTTGCAGTAGAACTCAACTTTGAAGATGCTGATGATGACTGA
- the LOC117329182 gene encoding pre-mRNA 3'-end-processing factor FIP1-like isoform X2 codes for MAAVEAPAAPVAAEDDEAWLYGEENKEAAQTNGEATEVTEETTEEKKEDREAGELSGEEESQEKDDDDDSDDDVQVTIGDIQTFPLNEAPRNLFKAQSGYQKPAGAAAASKTQTGTTTTVKGVDLDTPGTINGVNQFEFDLDGLQADEKPWRKPGADITDYFNYGFNEDSWRMYCEKQRRHRMDANPGTVTRIYVHQPASSMNRNEKKDVLHPPGTETPQTVPVIGSRGKTNPTPRKMAGTIDVIGSTARDSRRPDASSMGDPIPVAGRKTYNTSVPPPGISVHPTQGMPPMPDYSIPPPGMALPPGMHPPPGPAPPGVPPGIPPPGFPPVEFDAYYPPTGQTSVSHYDDRNFSSHSTYTSSYNQSNPWDNNRQEGGYRWGSDYSRERSPARSDSEYSSTRSERDYSYGRDRRRDRNRDTYWRDRGDRDSYRERERSRSRERDRPRDHRHRDEKHRSRRKHRDDEDSDHHRSKHKKSKKSKKDKDDDAYDPSNPSQDDIAKGE; via the exons atggCGGCGGTTGAGGCACCGGCGGCGCCAGTCGCAGCTGAAGATGACGAGGCATGGCTTTATGGAG AAGAAAATAAGGAGGCAGCACAGACAAATGG CGAGGCTACAGAGGTAACTGAAGAGACCACAGAGGAGAAGAAGGAGGACAGAGAAGCAGGAGAGCTG AGTGGTGAAGAGGAATCACAAGAgaaggatgatgatgatgattctGATGATGATGTTCAAGTGACAATTGGTGACATACAGACATTTCCGCTGAATGA AGCTCCACGAAATTTATTCAAAGCACAAAGTGGTTACCAAAAGCCAGCTGGAGCAG CAGCTGCATCCAAAACCCAGACTGGAACAACAACTACCGTAAAGGGTGTGGACCTAGATACTCCCGGAACCATCAATGGTGTAAACCAATTTGAATTTGATCTTGATGGACTTCAAGCTGATGAGAAACCCTGGAGGAAACCAG GTGCGGATATCACCGATTATTTCAACTATGGCTTCAATGAAGACTCCTGGCGTATGTACTGTGAAAAACAAAGACGACACAGAATGGATGCTAACCCTGGAACAGTCACCAGAATCTAT GTACATCAGCCTGCCTCATCCATGAACAGAAATGAAAAGAAGGATGTGCTACATCCGCCAG GTACAGAAACCCCCCAGACTGTGCCTGTGATTGGTTCTCGTGGCAAGACGAACCCAACACCAAGGAAGATGGCAGGCACAATTGATGTTATTGGCAGTACGGCCAGAGACTCTAGACGACCAGATGCATCCTCTATGGGGGATCCAATACCTGTGGCTGG CAGAAAGACCTACAACACATCTGTGCCTCCCCCGGGTATATCTGTACACCCCACCCAAGGGATGCCGCCTATGCCAGACTATTCTATACCCCCTCCAGGCATGGCATTGCCCCCGGGTATGCACCCACCTCCAG GGCCAGCACCCCCAGGCGTTCCACCAGGTATACCACCCCCTGGATTTCCCCCAGTGGAATTTGATG CCTACTACCCTCCCACAGGACAGACTTCTGTTAG TCATTATGATGACCGGAATTTTTCATCTCACTCCACATATACATCAAGTTACAATCAGTCCAATCCCTGGGATAACAA TCGCCAGGAAGGGGGATATAGATGGGGGAGTGACTATAGCAGAGAACGCAGTCCAGCCAGATCTGACTCAGAATACAGCAG caCACGCAGTGAACGAGATTATAGTTATGGTCGTGATCGCAGGCGTGACCGAAACAG AGATACCTACTGGAGAGACCGAGGAGATCGGGACAGCTACAGAGAACGGGAAAGGTCCAGGTCACGTGAAAGAGATAGACCTAGAGACCATCGTCACAGAGATGAAAAACACAGATCAAGAAG GAAGCACAGAGATGACGAAGATTCTGATCATCACCGCTCTAAACACAAGAAAAGTAAGAAATCTAAGAAGGACAAGGATGACGATGCTTATGACCCATCTAACCCTAGCCAGGACGACATCGCAAAGGGAGAGTAA
- the LOC117329182 gene encoding pre-mRNA 3'-end-processing factor FIP1-like isoform X1, whose translation MAAVEAPAAPVAAEDDEAWLYGEENKEAAQTNGEATEVTEETTEEKKEDREAGELSGEEESQEKDDDDDSDDDVQVTIGDIQTFPLNEAPRNLFKAQSGYQKPAGAAAASKTQTGTTTTVKGVDLDTPGTINGVNQFEFDLDGLQADEKPWRKPGADITDYFNYGFNEDSWRMYCEKQRRHRMDANPGTVTRIYVHQPASSMNRNEKKDVLHPPGTETPQTVPVIGSRGKTNPTPRKMAGTIDVIGSTARDSRRPDASSMGDPIPVAGSRKTYNTSVPPPGISVHPTQGMPPMPDYSIPPPGMALPPGMHPPPGPAPPGVPPGIPPPGFPPVEFDAYYPPTGQTSVSHYDDRNFSSHSTYTSSYNQSNPWDNNRQEGGYRWGSDYSRERSPARSDSEYSSTRSERDYSYGRDRRRDRNRDTYWRDRGDRDSYRERERSRSRERDRPRDHRHRDEKHRSRRKHRDDEDSDHHRSKHKKSKKSKKDKDDDAYDPSNPSQDDIAKGE comes from the exons atggCGGCGGTTGAGGCACCGGCGGCGCCAGTCGCAGCTGAAGATGACGAGGCATGGCTTTATGGAG AAGAAAATAAGGAGGCAGCACAGACAAATGG CGAGGCTACAGAGGTAACTGAAGAGACCACAGAGGAGAAGAAGGAGGACAGAGAAGCAGGAGAGCTG AGTGGTGAAGAGGAATCACAAGAgaaggatgatgatgatgattctGATGATGATGTTCAAGTGACAATTGGTGACATACAGACATTTCCGCTGAATGA AGCTCCACGAAATTTATTCAAAGCACAAAGTGGTTACCAAAAGCCAGCTGGAGCAG CAGCTGCATCCAAAACCCAGACTGGAACAACAACTACCGTAAAGGGTGTGGACCTAGATACTCCCGGAACCATCAATGGTGTAAACCAATTTGAATTTGATCTTGATGGACTTCAAGCTGATGAGAAACCCTGGAGGAAACCAG GTGCGGATATCACCGATTATTTCAACTATGGCTTCAATGAAGACTCCTGGCGTATGTACTGTGAAAAACAAAGACGACACAGAATGGATGCTAACCCTGGAACAGTCACCAGAATCTAT GTACATCAGCCTGCCTCATCCATGAACAGAAATGAAAAGAAGGATGTGCTACATCCGCCAG GTACAGAAACCCCCCAGACTGTGCCTGTGATTGGTTCTCGTGGCAAGACGAACCCAACACCAAGGAAGATGGCAGGCACAATTGATGTTATTGGCAGTACGGCCAGAGACTCTAGACGACCAGATGCATCCTCTATGGGGGATCCAATACCTGTGGCTGG CAGCAGAAAGACCTACAACACATCTGTGCCTCCCCCGGGTATATCTGTACACCCCACCCAAGGGATGCCGCCTATGCCAGACTATTCTATACCCCCTCCAGGCATGGCATTGCCCCCGGGTATGCACCCACCTCCAG GGCCAGCACCCCCAGGCGTTCCACCAGGTATACCACCCCCTGGATTTCCCCCAGTGGAATTTGATG CCTACTACCCTCCCACAGGACAGACTTCTGTTAG TCATTATGATGACCGGAATTTTTCATCTCACTCCACATATACATCAAGTTACAATCAGTCCAATCCCTGGGATAACAA TCGCCAGGAAGGGGGATATAGATGGGGGAGTGACTATAGCAGAGAACGCAGTCCAGCCAGATCTGACTCAGAATACAGCAG caCACGCAGTGAACGAGATTATAGTTATGGTCGTGATCGCAGGCGTGACCGAAACAG AGATACCTACTGGAGAGACCGAGGAGATCGGGACAGCTACAGAGAACGGGAAAGGTCCAGGTCACGTGAAAGAGATAGACCTAGAGACCATCGTCACAGAGATGAAAAACACAGATCAAGAAG GAAGCACAGAGATGACGAAGATTCTGATCATCACCGCTCTAAACACAAGAAAAGTAAGAAATCTAAGAAGGACAAGGATGACGATGCTTATGACCCATCTAACCCTAGCCAGGACGACATCGCAAAGGGAGAGTAA
- the LOC117329182 gene encoding pre-mRNA 3'-end-processing factor FIP1-like isoform X5, translating to MAAVEAPAAPVAAEDDEAWLYGEENKEAAQTNGEATEVTEETTEEKKEDREAGELSGEEESQEKDDDDDSDDDVQVTIGDIQTFPLNEAPRNLFKAQSGYQKPAGAAAASKTQTGTTTTVKGVDLDTPGTINGVNQFEFDLDGLQADEKPWRKPGADITDYFNYGFNEDSWRMYCEKQRRHRMDANPGTVTRIYVHQPASSMNRNEKKDVLHPPGTETPQTVPVIGSRGKTNPTPRKMAGTIDVIGSTARDSRRPDASSMGDPIPVAGRKTYNTSVPPPGISVHPTQGMPPMPDYSIPPPGMALPPGMHPPPGPAPPGVPPGIPPPGFPPVEFDAYYPPTGQTSVSHYDDRNFSSHSTYTSSYNQSNPWDNNRQEGGYRWGSDYSRERSPARSDSEYSRDTYWRDRGDRDSYRERERSRSRERDRPRDHRHRDEKHRSRRKHRDDEDSDHHRSKHKKSKKSKKDKDDDAYDPSNPSQDDIAKGE from the exons atggCGGCGGTTGAGGCACCGGCGGCGCCAGTCGCAGCTGAAGATGACGAGGCATGGCTTTATGGAG AAGAAAATAAGGAGGCAGCACAGACAAATGG CGAGGCTACAGAGGTAACTGAAGAGACCACAGAGGAGAAGAAGGAGGACAGAGAAGCAGGAGAGCTG AGTGGTGAAGAGGAATCACAAGAgaaggatgatgatgatgattctGATGATGATGTTCAAGTGACAATTGGTGACATACAGACATTTCCGCTGAATGA AGCTCCACGAAATTTATTCAAAGCACAAAGTGGTTACCAAAAGCCAGCTGGAGCAG CAGCTGCATCCAAAACCCAGACTGGAACAACAACTACCGTAAAGGGTGTGGACCTAGATACTCCCGGAACCATCAATGGTGTAAACCAATTTGAATTTGATCTTGATGGACTTCAAGCTGATGAGAAACCCTGGAGGAAACCAG GTGCGGATATCACCGATTATTTCAACTATGGCTTCAATGAAGACTCCTGGCGTATGTACTGTGAAAAACAAAGACGACACAGAATGGATGCTAACCCTGGAACAGTCACCAGAATCTAT GTACATCAGCCTGCCTCATCCATGAACAGAAATGAAAAGAAGGATGTGCTACATCCGCCAG GTACAGAAACCCCCCAGACTGTGCCTGTGATTGGTTCTCGTGGCAAGACGAACCCAACACCAAGGAAGATGGCAGGCACAATTGATGTTATTGGCAGTACGGCCAGAGACTCTAGACGACCAGATGCATCCTCTATGGGGGATCCAATACCTGTGGCTGG CAGAAAGACCTACAACACATCTGTGCCTCCCCCGGGTATATCTGTACACCCCACCCAAGGGATGCCGCCTATGCCAGACTATTCTATACCCCCTCCAGGCATGGCATTGCCCCCGGGTATGCACCCACCTCCAG GGCCAGCACCCCCAGGCGTTCCACCAGGTATACCACCCCCTGGATTTCCCCCAGTGGAATTTGATG CCTACTACCCTCCCACAGGACAGACTTCTGTTAG TCATTATGATGACCGGAATTTTTCATCTCACTCCACATATACATCAAGTTACAATCAGTCCAATCCCTGGGATAACAA TCGCCAGGAAGGGGGATATAGATGGGGGAGTGACTATAGCAGAGAACGCAGTCCAGCCAGATCTGACTCAGAATACAGCAG AGATACCTACTGGAGAGACCGAGGAGATCGGGACAGCTACAGAGAACGGGAAAGGTCCAGGTCACGTGAAAGAGATAGACCTAGAGACCATCGTCACAGAGATGAAAAACACAGATCAAGAAG GAAGCACAGAGATGACGAAGATTCTGATCATCACCGCTCTAAACACAAGAAAAGTAAGAAATCTAAGAAGGACAAGGATGACGATGCTTATGACCCATCTAACCCTAGCCAGGACGACATCGCAAAGGGAGAGTAA